The proteins below come from a single Epinephelus moara isolate mb chromosome 19, YSFRI_EMoa_1.0, whole genome shotgun sequence genomic window:
- the calhm3 gene encoding calcium homeostasis modulator protein 3 translates to MERLKLVLQYFQSNSESISNGICIILALVSVKLYTSFDFNCPCLPQYNKMYSLGVMIVPPIILFFLGVLVNRHTGVMMDEWMRPMGNRSKNPAVVKYLFSAMIQRALLAPMVWILVTLLDGKIFICAFSVSVDPALFSGLPNNTGLDVIKIMAKVPCKEDIIFKNSSFRKAVSRYVRCYSQAVGWSILLFLIVLGAMGRLIKPCFDDHATFLQTRYWSNYLDVEQKLFDETCVLHARDFARKCVVQFFEDMREDAILRLPHPLFIANSKEEWEDEEEERLHGVSKQEQVNQLLNKWYYNKPELDVTRMAHRPRMCVTWEDRDGKTLYSDV, encoded by the exons ATGGAGCGTCTGAAGTTAGTCCTGCAGTACTTCCAGTCCAACTCTGAGTCCATCTCTAATGGAATATGTATCATCCTGGCCTTGGTCAGCGTCAAGCTCTACACCAGCTTTGACTTTAACTGCCCATGCCTTCCTCAGTACAACAAAATGTACTCTCTGGGAGTGATGATCGTCCCACCAATCATACTGTTCTTCCTGGGGGTCCTGGTCAACAGACATACGGGCGTCATGATGGATGAGTGGATGAGACCCATGGGGAACCGATCCAAAAATCCTGCTGTGGTTAA GTACCTGTTCTCAGCCATGATCCAGAGGGCCCTGCTGGCACCGATGGTGTGGATCTTGGTCACTTTGCTGGATGGAAAGATCTTCATCTGTGCCTTCAGTGTTAGTGTAGACCCTGCACTCTTCTCGG GTTTACCCAATAATACAGGTCTGGATGTGATCAAAATCATGGCCAAAGTGCCTTGTAAGGAGGACATTATCTTCAAGAACAGCTCTTTCCGCAAAGCAGTCTCCCGTTATGTCCGCTGCTATTCACAA GCAGTTGGCTGGTCCATCCTTCTCTTCCTGATTGTACTGGGAGCAATGGGACGTCTCATCAAGCCCTGTTTCGATGACCACGCCACCTTCCTGCAGACGCGCTACTGGAGCAACTACCTCGACGTGGAGCAGAAGCTCTTTGACGAAACCTGCGTCCTGCATGCTCGTGACTTTGCCCGGAAATGCGTGGTGCAGTTCTTTGAGGACATGAGGGAGGATGCCATTCTCCGTCTTCCCCACCCGCTCTTCATCGCGAACTCCAAAGAGGAGTGggaggatgaagaagaagagagactTCATGGGGTATCAAAGCAGGAACAGGTGAACCAGCTGCTCAACAAGTGGTACTACAATAAACCTGAACTGGACGTCACCAGGATGGCCCACAGACCCAGGATGTGTGTTACCTGGGAGGACCGTGATGGGAAGACTTTATACTCTGATGTCTAG